In a single window of the Acinetobacter sp. CS-2 genome:
- a CDS encoding pirin family protein: MTNSSYTELSNSDDCEKYVNRFIQEFPLRSAEIGQGTVIKRALPSRHKRLIGAWCFLDHAGPVTFPQGDGLDVGPHPHIGLQTFTWMIEGTMMHTDSLGTKQLIRPKQVNLMTAGYGISHTEVAPETETHMHAAQLWIALPDDKINMAPRFDHYPELPVVEKDQVEFTVLVGEFLQTRSPVAVHSELLGVDLTAQESTTTRIQLNPEFEYGFMALEGAAEVNGHELTEDKMVVLEPGMTEIEIQLHKGSRVLLLGGEPFESPILLWWNFVGRTQEELCQARDHWMNQDNRFGTIPDYPGPRLEAPAFPNKMRASK; encoded by the coding sequence ATGACCAATAGCAGCTATACAGAGCTTTCCAATTCGGACGATTGTGAAAAATACGTAAACCGCTTTATTCAGGAATTTCCTTTGCGTAGTGCGGAAATTGGACAGGGCACTGTGATTAAGCGCGCCTTACCCAGTCGCCATAAGCGTTTAATTGGGGCATGGTGCTTTCTGGATCATGCTGGTCCCGTGACTTTTCCCCAAGGTGATGGTCTGGATGTCGGACCACATCCACATATTGGCTTGCAGACTTTTACCTGGATGATTGAAGGCACCATGATGCATACCGACAGCTTGGGTACAAAGCAACTGATTCGCCCCAAACAGGTCAATTTAATGACCGCAGGATATGGCATTTCCCATACTGAAGTGGCACCGGAAACCGAAACCCATATGCACGCTGCGCAGCTCTGGATTGCCTTGCCGGATGACAAGATTAATATGGCACCGCGTTTTGATCATTATCCGGAACTGCCGGTGGTGGAAAAAGATCAGGTTGAATTTACCGTACTGGTGGGGGAGTTCTTGCAAACTCGGTCCCCAGTTGCGGTGCATAGCGAATTGCTGGGTGTGGATTTAACTGCACAGGAATCCACCACCACCCGAATTCAACTGAATCCGGAATTTGAATATGGCTTTATGGCGCTGGAGGGGGCTGCTGAAGTCAACGGTCATGAGCTGACAGAGGACAAAATGGTCGTGCTGGAACCAGGCATGACGGAAATTGAAATCCAGTTACATAAAGGCAGTCGAGTACTGCTATTGGGTGGCGAACCTTTCGAGTCACCAATATTACTGTGGTGGAACTTTGTCGGGCGGACTCAGGAAGAGCTGTGCCAAGCCCGTGACCACTGGATGAATCAGGATAACCGTTTTGGCACCATTCCTGACTATCCGGGACCTCGCCTGGAAGCACCTGCATTCCCCAATAAAATGCGAGCCTCAAAATAA
- a CDS encoding OsmC family protein translates to MEIIANAEVQSLDEPWSGEVKSGKHQFMTDKPESLGGQDRGPAPYDFICSGLVSCTMITLRMYASHKGLELGQFSVEADFNSNKEGKEWIERRLSFAQPLSDELKQKILDISSKTPVTKTLLRSLDINTVLL, encoded by the coding sequence ATGGAAATTATTGCAAATGCAGAAGTACAGAGCCTGGATGAACCTTGGTCAGGCGAAGTGAAAAGTGGCAAACACCAGTTTATGACGGATAAACCTGAATCATTGGGCGGGCAAGATCGGGGTCCTGCACCTTATGATTTTATTTGTTCCGGTCTGGTTTCCTGTACCATGATTACGCTGCGCATGTATGCCAGTCACAAAGGTCTGGAGCTCGGTCAATTTTCAGTAGAAGCTGATTTTAATAGCAATAAAGAAGGTAAAGAGTGGATTGAACGTCGTTTGTCCTTTGCTCAGCCATTATCGGATGAACTGAAACAAAAAATTTTAGACATTAGCAGTAAAACACCAGTCACCAAGACGCTGTTACGCAGTCTGGACATTAACACGGTTCTGCTTTAA
- a CDS encoding Arc family DNA-binding protein — translation MSLLSDSQIKLRLPTELKQKIEAEAQDSKRSMNAEVVARLENSFNFKKLEIEGSEQTILGPYQLMDRKKELSDRLVHAIQWSNYSNAKELKYSHIAERLGYDTAEIFLDWVQGKQEPTFSQLRSIADFLKLNQDWLVHGDGYPTPNSSFDASGIPEQDIPELFLTQGITDHEIFMSEVKKIHFVRNISPEGELLIVREYKDERVDVLQTRAHISTVIGDGGRRMLQNFARLWCYLYNSPHRNAVYSYLLKDEKFNQLRKLYVHPLSILRTTQTSFWWEEIWKKQPSAHMAQLYQEQWSDWLSTTHVASEGVLQNES, via the coding sequence ATGAGTCTTTTAAGCGATTCTCAAATAAAATTAAGATTACCGACAGAGCTAAAACAAAAAATAGAGGCTGAAGCGCAGGATTCAAAGCGGTCCATGAATGCTGAAGTGGTTGCCCGCTTAGAAAATAGCTTTAATTTTAAAAAGCTGGAAATCGAAGGAAGTGAACAAACTATTTTAGGCCCATACCAGCTCATGGACCGCAAGAAGGAATTGTCAGATCGATTGGTTCATGCGATTCAGTGGTCTAATTACTCAAATGCAAAAGAGCTTAAGTATTCACATATTGCAGAGCGGCTGGGTTATGACACCGCTGAAATCTTCCTCGATTGGGTGCAAGGAAAGCAAGAACCTACATTTTCTCAACTTCGAAGTATTGCAGATTTTTTAAAGCTCAATCAAGACTGGCTGGTTCACGGAGATGGTTATCCAACCCCCAATTCATCATTTGATGCGTCTGGTATTCCAGAACAAGATATTCCTGAATTATTTTTAACTCAAGGAATCACAGATCATGAAATTTTTATGAGCGAAGTTAAGAAAATTCATTTCGTTCGAAATATTTCCCCTGAAGGCGAACTCCTGATCGTTCGTGAATACAAAGACGAGCGAGTAGATGTTCTGCAAACAAGAGCTCATATCTCAACAGTCATTGGCGATGGTGGGCGAAGAATGTTGCAAAATTTTGCACGTTTATGGTGTTATCTTTATAACAGCCCACACCGCAATGCTGTGTATAGCTATTTGCTCAAAGATGAAAAATTTAATCAGCTTCGCAAGCTTTATGTTCATCCTTTATCTATTCTTCGCACGACCCAAACCTCCTTTTGGTGGGAAGAAATATGGAAAAAACAGCCAAGTGCTCATATGGCACAGTTATATCAGGAACAATGGTCAGATTGGCTATCAACGACACATGTGGCAAGTGAGGGTGTCCTGCAGAATGAAAGTTGA
- a CDS encoding hemagglutinin repeat-containing protein codes for MNKNCYKTIFSQTRGEMIAVAENVSAAGQASTQNNKAVDLETAVIASEKSLGLKVLSFSLMLITGTALISASIGVSHSNVVADPNAAGNQRPTILNSANGTAQVNIQTPSKAGVSVNHYQQFDVNQNGVILNNSRQNTQTQLGGYIQANPWLAGGEAKVIVNQVNSSNPSHLNGYVEVGGRKADVIIANQAGINVDGGGFINAGGVTLSTANPNIQNGQVTGYQVRDGVINITGQGLDAGKADYTQLLSRAAQINAGIWAKELTVVAGQNDIEGNPQAGAIQAASGSAGTVPQFAIDTSRLGGMYAGKISLISTEQGVGINNAGQVFASAGHIKISANGELQNSGAVVAENKVDSTPVSLNLQAKDLNNTGKILSLGDQRIQAENVNNTGLINSQGLTRIDASQGIQNVGTGQIYGDHIALQTAHLLNAEQQTSEGVKAGTIAARQRLDIAGGKIENREQALIASEGTLTVGGQLNVNHMAEGSAASLDNASARIQSVGDMYLGVDTLTNRNLHFSSSVKEIPETRKDVTAYQGAGSAEILDSSHITGHGSHDTIYLDGQKYEDYTRYIYNQYETKHYVDSSAPAEIISGGALTLKGQSLTNDKSQILAAKGITIEQNEVNNIDAEGEHRVIKNGTSQYHYVGWNSLGTSKKSEWNGVRAYNPADIVTPIKLDVVKYDGAHQGGLNGDTSELSLPLQSLYSVNKENNNRPLIESSDAFTNYKKWLGSDYMLQMFATDPQNMQKRLGDGYYEQKLVNDQIAQLTGQVYLDGYTNFEDQFKALMDSGVSAAKDLNLSVGVKLSEAQIARLTSDMVWLVTETITVDGEKIQVLVPKVYVAVQPGDLNNKGTLIAGETVNLKLSGDLNNQGSIAGRQLVNLEANNMNNVGGLIQGRDVFATAHTDINNIGGTMTANQTLALDAGRDINNITTTIKTENKHGLSEFSAENIGRVAGLYVQEADGQLVANAKNNINLTASDLQSQGSVTIKAGQDLNLSTVNVSRSDLSSAGDKDQILNASSRDVGTQIQAKGNISLQSVANTQIKVGTLKSTSGNVVIDARQNVLSENGRDERSSQLAAQEKGGFSTTDKKIQSSTSQSIATDIQSGGNILINSQTGDIQATHLQAGAKDSIQITANQGNVKLLSDIDTDMKSTETAKKNTIQFKNRQSGYIDEDVAQTQLKAGKNVDINAGKNIELQANDIQAQDNIYIGNTQFERQADGSLKSKDGNALPENVSLTTLETNDQQWDETQKGYRGIAKDLMKVTAVGLAGIEALAPGLKAPKITIGESSSTRTEKRTQTGTDLGANNVYVGSAGQTTLTSSNIDAQNTVLAGKKVTLDAAEEQHKTVSSNSKETVQGLGVKLNKDSIRVGGFVLEDTENTVKTTATTHKSGNINTENLMIQGAEGVDLLGQNITAAGDTIIDHGRGNLNIGGYENKTATEEKTHTETVSTEVGIRNAYLDAILAVEAVADATKALSKAKDEYSQAQRDYAAGRITKGALDDSKANVAMATANVATAQIAVGAAAASAAASSATYGFTIGANGERIETTTTTNTEQSQWQGSNLDLNNLQLKSEGQDINIQGSRVNAAGTTTFDGSKDLNVTAGVEHSKQDNSSKTNSQSVSYTYGGGGSASIGKQTSQSQNESLTHVNSEVVLNRTEGAIDKLNVQGGTVSIADRGSLQVKEIHVESLQDTASSSNSSKGGSIGGGYGSGSKNITASYNQAKGNSDSAWVNDTSKLLIGNAQNDADLDAMGVKNVTNIGGVIANATKKTDGSLSDHGKLNYSGELELKDLEDHNYNSSSGFNVSTNIGIPQGGTKEASTAPKGSTTIGLNSSGQETEQLTKATMGQGTVKNATDTTNRDINNTQEITRDQTTGMLDGSVTVDHRLLTESGRAEIIQQQKDLPENFRQSAENLAKALPEGEYKDKALQTLNNIQARLYNLPSEYKETGVVGDKVASELLKRGIEPKEVEALFSKLDFFYAAKEFSEIQNQLDTLAQSGVDLETIFKQPKIGVSEQETIYAKGTDFETKVTTQTTVGMTILSNIADLGNNIKQISDDLGVDLGTVQLAVGLMISGPVRLVIETGKSLALDNVAGAEIAQGFDALATSLTAAAHLTNSNTINNWTNPEKVKEIENSTSENKLDELKFANEIEKNKQGAEYLINAVAGVVGAGIGKGVVKGKDSELEVSKSGFEIGDNNSITGHQILGIHKDESNNTIGNYIVEGTKPSTKDKVINVETQYYENPGHHDLKDGNMPYNSTKAIIPDNHVKLWENSVKIDSDPKNRWAIENKDGKVIYHRFQDDGNGNFHWNGSTKGITSSGKERNIKISDVPSDLIKMVDSK; via the coding sequence ATGAATAAGAACTGTTATAAAACGATTTTTAGTCAAACCCGTGGTGAGATGATTGCCGTTGCAGAAAATGTCTCAGCCGCAGGACAAGCCTCAACACAGAATAATAAAGCGGTTGATCTTGAAACAGCAGTCATTGCTTCTGAAAAAAGTTTAGGTTTAAAAGTTCTTTCATTTTCATTGATGCTGATTACAGGCACTGCTCTGATCAGTGCATCTATTGGTGTATCACACAGTAATGTTGTTGCAGACCCGAATGCGGCAGGCAATCAGCGTCCAACGATATTGAACAGCGCCAATGGCACAGCGCAGGTGAATATTCAAACCCCAAGCAAAGCTGGGGTATCGGTGAATCACTACCAGCAATTTGATGTGAATCAGAATGGTGTCATTTTAAATAACAGCCGCCAAAATACCCAAACGCAGCTTGGGGGTTATATCCAAGCCAATCCGTGGCTTGCAGGCGGTGAAGCCAAAGTCATTGTCAATCAAGTCAACAGCAGCAATCCAAGTCACTTAAATGGCTATGTAGAGGTCGGTGGACGCAAAGCAGATGTGATCATTGCCAACCAAGCTGGGATTAATGTCGATGGCGGCGGTTTTATCAATGCAGGTGGGGTGACTTTAAGTACCGCTAATCCGAATATTCAAAATGGACAAGTCACGGGTTATCAAGTCCGTGACGGGGTGATTAACATCACAGGTCAGGGCTTGGATGCCGGTAAAGCCGACTATACCCAACTGCTCAGCCGTGCTGCACAGATCAATGCGGGGATTTGGGCTAAAGAATTAACGGTGGTTGCCGGACAAAATGATATTGAAGGCAATCCGCAGGCTGGTGCGATACAGGCTGCTTCGGGATCGGCAGGCACTGTACCACAGTTTGCCATTGATACCAGTCGCTTAGGCGGGATGTATGCGGGCAAAATCAGTTTAATCAGTACCGAACAAGGGGTTGGGATTAACAATGCGGGGCAAGTGTTTGCCTCAGCTGGGCATATTAAAATCAGTGCCAATGGCGAGCTGCAAAATAGCGGTGCAGTCGTTGCAGAAAATAAAGTCGATAGCACCCCAGTGAGTTTAAATCTTCAAGCAAAAGATTTAAACAATACTGGCAAGATATTAAGTCTGGGCGATCAACGCATTCAGGCTGAAAACGTCAATAATACTGGCCTCATTAATAGCCAAGGTTTGACGCGTATTGATGCCAGTCAAGGCATTCAAAATGTGGGTACAGGTCAAATCTATGGTGACCATATTGCCCTACAAACCGCGCATCTTCTCAATGCGGAACAACAAACCAGCGAAGGTGTCAAAGCAGGCACGATTGCGGCACGTCAACGCTTAGATATTGCAGGCGGAAAAATTGAAAATAGAGAACAAGCCCTAATCGCCAGTGAAGGTACGCTGACCGTTGGTGGACAACTGAATGTAAACCATATGGCTGAAGGCTCTGCCGCATCCTTAGATAATGCCAGTGCACGTATTCAATCTGTGGGTGACATGTACCTAGGTGTGGATACGTTGACCAACCGAAATTTACACTTCAGTTCAAGTGTTAAAGAAATACCGGAAACCCGCAAAGATGTGACCGCTTATCAAGGAGCTGGAAGTGCTGAAATTCTTGATTCATCGCATATTACAGGTCACGGCAGTCATGACACCATTTATCTGGACGGTCAAAAATATGAAGACTATACCAGATATATCTATAACCAGTACGAAACTAAACATTATGTGGATTCCAGTGCACCTGCGGAGATTATTTCAGGCGGTGCACTGACGCTAAAAGGCCAAAGCCTGACCAATGACAAGAGTCAGATTCTAGCGGCGAAAGGCATCACTATTGAACAAAATGAGGTGAATAATATTGATGCTGAGGGTGAGCATCGTGTGATTAAAAATGGGACATCGCAGTATCACTATGTAGGATGGAACTCTTTAGGTACCAGCAAAAAAAGCGAATGGAATGGTGTTCGTGCCTATAATCCTGCGGACATTGTGACACCGATCAAACTTGATGTGGTGAAATATGATGGTGCTCATCAAGGTGGATTAAATGGTGATACCTCAGAACTCAGCTTACCGCTGCAATCCTTATACAGCGTGAATAAAGAAAATAATAACCGCCCTTTGATTGAAAGCAGCGATGCCTTTACTAATTATAAAAAATGGTTAGGCAGTGATTACATGCTGCAAATGTTCGCGACCGACCCGCAAAACATGCAAAAACGTTTAGGGGATGGTTATTACGAGCAAAAACTGGTCAATGACCAAATTGCACAACTGACGGGTCAAGTTTATTTAGATGGTTATACGAACTTCGAGGATCAATTCAAAGCCTTGATGGATTCTGGGGTGAGTGCCGCCAAAGATCTTAATTTAAGTGTTGGGGTGAAACTTTCAGAAGCACAGATTGCTCGATTGACCAGTGATATGGTGTGGCTGGTGACAGAAACCATTACCGTTGATGGCGAAAAAATCCAAGTCTTGGTACCGAAAGTGTATGTTGCAGTACAGCCGGGAGATTTAAACAACAAAGGTACCTTGATTGCAGGCGAGACGGTCAATTTAAAACTGAGTGGGGATTTAAACAACCAAGGCAGCATTGCTGGACGCCAATTGGTGAATCTTGAAGCCAATAACATGAATAACGTGGGCGGCTTAATACAAGGTCGAGACGTCTTTGCGACAGCACACACCGATATCAATAATATTGGTGGGACAATGACCGCCAATCAAACCCTTGCCCTTGATGCGGGCCGAGACATTAACAACATCACCACGACGATTAAAACTGAAAATAAGCACGGTTTAAGTGAATTTAGCGCTGAAAACATTGGCCGTGTTGCTGGGCTGTATGTACAAGAGGCGGATGGTCAGCTGGTTGCTAATGCCAAGAATAATATCAATCTGACTGCATCAGATCTACAAAGCCAAGGCAGTGTTACCATCAAAGCGGGACAAGACCTGAATCTTTCTACGGTGAATGTCAGTCGCAGTGATTTAAGCTCAGCAGGTGACAAGGATCAGATTCTGAATGCTTCGAGTCGAGATGTAGGGACGCAGATTCAGGCGAAAGGTAATATCTCTCTGCAAAGCGTTGCCAATACTCAGATTAAAGTCGGCACATTGAAGAGTACGTCGGGCAATGTAGTGATTGATGCTAGACAAAATGTCTTGAGCGAAAATGGACGAGATGAACGCAGTTCTCAGCTTGCCGCCCAAGAAAAAGGTGGCTTCTCTACAACAGATAAAAAAATCCAATCTTCGACCAGTCAATCGATTGCAACCGACATCCAATCGGGTGGCAATATCCTGATCAATAGCCAAACAGGAGATATTCAAGCCACACACCTGCAAGCAGGTGCGAAAGACAGCATTCAAATTACGGCAAACCAAGGTAATGTCAAACTTTTGTCAGATATTGATACTGACATGAAGAGCACGGAAACAGCCAAGAAAAATACAATTCAATTTAAAAACCGTCAATCAGGATATATCGACGAAGACGTTGCACAAACACAGCTCAAAGCTGGCAAAAATGTTGATATCAATGCCGGTAAAAATATCGAGCTGCAAGCCAATGATATACAAGCTCAAGACAATATTTATATTGGCAATACCCAATTCGAACGCCAAGCGGATGGCAGTTTAAAATCCAAAGATGGTAATGCCCTGCCCGAAAATGTCAGTCTGACGACATTAGAAACCAATGATCAGCAATGGGATGAAACACAAAAGGGCTATCGAGGCATTGCCAAAGACTTAATGAAAGTGACTGCTGTTGGCTTAGCAGGTATTGAGGCTTTAGCTCCGGGATTAAAAGCACCGAAGATCACGATCGGAGAATCATCGAGCACACGGACTGAGAAAAGAACACAAACAGGGACCGATCTTGGTGCCAATAATGTCTATGTGGGCTCAGCAGGTCAAACGACACTGACCAGTAGTAACATTGATGCACAGAACACGGTCTTAGCGGGCAAAAAAGTCACGCTCGATGCAGCAGAAGAACAACACAAAACGGTAAGCTCAAACAGCAAAGAAACGGTACAAGGTCTTGGGGTAAAGCTGAATAAAGACAGCATTCGAGTGGGCGGCTTTGTACTTGAAGATACAGAGAATACCGTTAAAACTACAGCCACAACGCATAAGTCAGGCAATATCAATACTGAAAACTTAATGATTCAAGGTGCTGAAGGTGTAGATCTCCTCGGCCAAAATATCACGGCTGCAGGTGATACGATCATTGATCATGGTCGAGGAAATCTCAACATAGGCGGTTATGAAAATAAAACCGCCACAGAAGAAAAGACCCATACTGAAACTGTGAGTACAGAAGTCGGCATTCGCAATGCCTATTTAGATGCAATCTTAGCGGTAGAAGCTGTTGCAGATGCAACTAAAGCCTTATCTAAAGCTAAAGATGAGTATAGCCAAGCACAACGTGACTATGCAGCGGGCCGAATTACCAAAGGAGCCTTAGATGACAGCAAAGCCAATGTCGCAATGGCAACGGCCAATGTAGCAACTGCACAGATTGCTGTAGGGGCAGCAGCCGCATCTGCGGCTGCAAGCAGTGCAACCTATGGCTTTACTATTGGTGCCAATGGTGAAAGGATTGAAACTACGACGACCACGAATACAGAACAAAGCCAATGGCAAGGTAGCAACTTAGATTTAAACAACCTTCAGCTTAAATCAGAAGGTCAAGACATCAATATTCAAGGTAGTCGCGTGAATGCGGCAGGCACTACGACCTTCGATGGCAGCAAAGACCTGAATGTGACTGCAGGCGTCGAGCATAGTAAACAGGACAACAGCAGTAAAACCAATAGCCAAAGTGTGAGCTATACCTATGGCGGTGGCGGCAGTGCTTCAATAGGCAAGCAAACCAGCCAATCACAAAACGAAAGCCTCACCCACGTAAATAGTGAAGTTGTACTGAATCGTACTGAAGGTGCTATTGATAAATTGAATGTTCAAGGCGGTACGGTGAGCATTGCTGATCGAGGTAGCCTGCAAGTTAAGGAAATTCATGTAGAAAGCTTGCAGGATACAGCATCCAGCAGCAATAGCAGTAAAGGCGGTTCTATTGGCGGCGGTTATGGTTCGGGTTCAAAGAATATTACGGCCAGCTACAACCAAGCTAAAGGTAATAGTGACAGTGCATGGGTGAATGACACCAGTAAGTTGCTGATAGGTAATGCACAAAACGATGCAGACTTGGATGCAATGGGTGTGAAAAATGTCACTAATATTGGTGGTGTGATTGCGAATGCGACAAAGAAAACTGATGGTTCATTAAGTGATCATGGTAAGTTAAATTACTCGGGCGAACTTGAGCTGAAAGATCTTGAGGACCACAACTACAACAGTAGCAGCGGCTTTAATGTCTCGACCAATATCGGTATTCCACAAGGTGGGACCAAAGAAGCATCTACTGCACCAAAAGGTTCAACGACCATTGGCCTCAACAGCAGTGGACAAGAAACAGAACAGCTGACCAAAGCGACGATGGGACAAGGTACTGTAAAAAATGCGACCGATACGACCAATCGAGACATTAACAACACGCAAGAAATCACTAGAGATCAAACTACAGGCATGCTGGATGGCTCTGTGACGGTTGATCATCGTTTACTGACAGAAAGTGGCCGTGCGGAGATTATTCAGCAGCAAAAGGATCTACCTGAAAATTTCCGTCAAAGTGCTGAAAATTTAGCGAAAGCATTACCAGAGGGTGAGTACAAAGATAAGGCTTTACAAACGCTAAATAATATTCAGGCAAGGCTTTATAATTTACCAAGTGAATATAAAGAAACGGGCGTAGTTGGTGACAAAGTTGCAAGTGAATTACTCAAACGAGGGATAGAGCCCAAAGAAGTAGAAGCATTATTTTCTAAATTAGATTTTTTCTATGCAGCAAAAGAATTTAGTGAGATTCAGAATCAATTAGATACATTAGCTCAATCTGGTGTTGATTTAGAAACGATTTTTAAACAACCTAAAATAGGCGTAAGCGAACAAGAAACAATTTATGCAAAAGGGACTGACTTTGAGACAAAAGTTACGACTCAAACAACAGTTGGTATGACTATTTTAAGCAATATTGCAGATTTAGGGAATAATATAAAACAGATTAGCGATGATTTAGGTGTTGATTTAGGTACTGTTCAACTTGCGGTAGGTTTAATGATTTCAGGTCCAGTTCGTTTAGTAATTGAGACAGGAAAGTCTTTAGCTTTAGATAATGTAGCAGGAGCTGAAATAGCTCAAGGATTTGATGCTCTAGCAACATCATTAACTGCCGCCGCTCATCTTACCAATTCAAATACGATTAATAATTGGACTAATCCAGAGAAAGTTAAAGAAATTGAAAACTCTACGTCTGAAAATAAATTAGATGAATTGAAATTTGCAAATGAAATTGAAAAGAATAAACAAGGTGCAGAATATTTAATTAATGCTGTGGCTGGAGTTGTAGGTGCTGGAATAGGTAAAGGTGTTGTTAAGGGGAAAGATTCAGAACTTGAAGTTTCTAAATCTGGATTTGAAATAGGGGATAATAATTCCATAACTGGACATCAGATTTTAGGCATACATAAGGACGAAAGTAATAATACTATTGGTAATTACATAGTCGAAGGCACCAAGCCATCAACTAAAGATAAAGTTATTAATGTTGAAACACAATATTATGAAAATCCAGGACATCATGACTTGAAAGATGGAAATATGCCTTATAACTCTACTAAAGCAATAATTCCTGACAATCATGTAAAATTATGGGAAAACAGTGTAAAAATTGATAGTGATCCAAAAAATAGATGGGCAATTGAAAATAAAGATGGGAAGGTCATTTATCATAGGTTTCAAGATGATGGTAATGGCAATTTCCATTGGAATGGTTCGACAAAAGGTATTACGTCCTCAGGAAAGGAACGAAATATCAAGATTTCTGATGTCCCTTCTGACTTGATAAAAATGGTAGATAGCAAATGA
- a CDS encoding ShlB/FhaC/HecB family hemolysin secretion/activation protein translates to MFRKNIVLKSILLSLGGFVVTPFTFAETFDPAIDGLIRNQHRQAELEKIIQPERDVNLEVVQKKEAVKLTDIEDQNCFEIKTVELHGEMSQQFDHDVQQALKDLSFTSGLCMGEQRINLLMTQTQNIIIGRGFTTTRILAAPQNLSTGVLKLTVIPGLVREIKLDLSDEENTRAGRIQYAKNIFPMKSGDILNLRDLEQGLENLKRLPTAEADIQIIPADAPNQSDVIVKWKQRKIPIRVTLSADDAGSRQTGKYQGNITVSVDNPLFRSDLFYVTVGRNLADQQEITDQNGTTVKSGTHNYALHYSVPYKNWLISANASRYNYDQAVAGTNNVYNYNGESQTQDLGLTRLLYRDAKRKTSATLKGWHRESKSYIDDAELTVQRRDVAGWQFNLDHREYIQSAVLDLSLGYKRGTGAFDSLPAVEEALNEGTSRMKIWTLDANLNVPFQFENQQYSYSSAFRAQYNGTPLTIQDRLSIGGRYTVRGFDGDLTLAADRGFYWRNDLAMSIFPTHQFYIALDAGHVDGQSAEWLLGQTLIGTAMGFRGQVQAGGSFYYDFFVGKPLQKPDHFQNYDMNYGISLNYSF, encoded by the coding sequence ATGTTCAGAAAAAATATAGTATTAAAAAGCATTTTGCTTTCTTTGGGTGGTTTTGTTGTTACTCCTTTTACATTTGCAGAAACATTTGACCCAGCGATAGATGGTTTGATTCGAAACCAGCACCGCCAAGCAGAATTAGAAAAAATTATACAACCTGAACGTGATGTAAATTTAGAGGTTGTTCAAAAAAAAGAAGCTGTAAAACTCACAGACATTGAAGACCAGAATTGTTTTGAAATTAAAACAGTTGAACTTCATGGAGAAATGAGTCAGCAGTTTGATCACGATGTGCAACAAGCGTTAAAAGATTTAAGTTTTACTTCAGGTTTATGCATGGGTGAGCAGCGAATCAATCTGTTGATGACGCAAACACAGAACATCATCATTGGCCGAGGCTTTACTACGACACGAATATTGGCTGCACCTCAAAACTTAAGCACAGGCGTATTAAAACTTACCGTCATTCCAGGATTAGTTCGAGAAATCAAACTCGATTTAAGTGATGAGGAAAATACCCGAGCAGGCCGAATTCAATATGCCAAAAATATCTTTCCGATGAAGAGTGGCGATATTCTCAATTTACGAGATTTAGAACAAGGCTTAGAAAACTTAAAAAGGCTGCCTACAGCGGAAGCTGATATTCAAATTATTCCTGCAGATGCGCCCAATCAAAGTGATGTGATCGTCAAATGGAAACAGCGAAAAATTCCAATTCGCGTGACCTTAAGTGCTGATGATGCTGGGAGCCGTCAAACTGGTAAATATCAAGGCAACATCACCGTTTCAGTGGATAACCCTTTATTTAGAAGTGACTTATTTTACGTCACTGTGGGCCGTAACTTAGCAGATCAGCAAGAGATTACGGATCAAAATGGAACCACAGTGAAGAGCGGAACCCATAACTACGCCCTTCATTATTCAGTCCCTTATAAAAACTGGCTGATCAGTGCCAATGCGAGTCGATACAATTATGACCAAGCTGTTGCAGGTACAAACAATGTCTATAACTATAATGGAGAAAGTCAGACTCAAGATTTAGGTTTGACCCGATTGCTTTATCGGGATGCCAAGCGTAAAACCTCAGCGACCTTAAAAGGTTGGCATCGTGAATCAAAAAGCTATATTGATGATGCAGAGTTGACTGTACAACGAAGAGACGTTGCAGGTTGGCAATTCAATCTTGACCATCGTGAATATATTCAATCTGCAGTGCTGGATTTGAGCCTAGGATATAAGCGCGGCACAGGTGCATTTGATTCATTACCAGCAGTTGAGGAAGCGCTGAACGAAGGTACATCACGGATGAAGATCTGGACGCTGGATGCCAATCTGAATGTTCCGTTCCAATTTGAAAATCAGCAATATAGCTACTCAAGTGCCTTTAGAGCGCAATATAACGGCACGCCACTGACCATCCAAGACCGGCTTTCTATTGGTGGAAGGTATACGGTACGCGGTTTTGACGGTGACCTAACCTTAGCAGCAGACCGTGGATTTTACTGGCGCAATGATTTAGCCATGTCTATTTTCCCCACACACCAATTTTATATTGCTTTAGATGCGGGTCATGTCGATGGACAATCAGCAGAATGGCTATTGGGCCAAACCTTAATTGGCACAGCCATGGGTTTTAGAGGCCAAGTACAGGCAGGTGGTAGCTTTTATTATGACTTTTTTGTAGGCAAGCCGCTGCAGAAACCTGACCACTTCCAAAATTACGATATGAATTATGGGATTAGCCTGAATTACTCATTTTGA